In Desulfovibrio sp. UIB00, the following are encoded in one genomic region:
- a CDS encoding cation-translocating P-type ATPase yields MTPEFFDSTRTTGLSEPEAARRQQVEGYNELPQGTRRGVFTIALEVMREPMFLLLVACGSLYLLMGELSDALMLLGFVFVVMGITIVQERRTERALDALRDLSSPRALVLRDGQQRRIAGREVVRGDLLLLSEGDRVPADAVLRQALNLYADESLLTGESVPVRKASSEASTQTGKPGGDDLPHVFSGSLITRGQGLAEVVATGPRTELGKIGKALQTIEQEKTPLQGETGRMVRQLAVVGLGLCVVVIVAYALTRGNTPQSWGQGVLAGIAMAMAVLPEEFPVILTIFLALGAWRISRSRVLTRRMPAIETLGAATVLCTDKTGTLTHNQMTVRQLYTDGQIFVASPDATLPECFHALLEYGVLASKKEVFDPMERALRDMGDDLLGDTEHWHDQWEMVRDYPLSPDLLALSHVWHATSGDTFIVAAKGAPEAIADLCHMEPKQVEALVEQVSRMAKEGLRVLGVAHARWSQDQLPQEQHDFHFEFLGLVGLEDPIRSTVPATVQECYTAGIRVIMITGDHPDTARSIARQIGLRSQEQVVTGPELDVMSDEELASRIPNVDVFARVVPEQKLRLVNALKANGEVVAMTGDGVNDAPALKAAHIGIAMGGRGTDVAREASDLILLDDDFGSIVRAVRLGRRIYDNIKKAVGYTLAIHVPIAGLSILPVFFADWPLLLLPVHIVFLELIIDPACSLIFEAENAEKDIMLRVPRRPDERLFNFQVVMVSVLQGGGVLAALLIMYWFSGVFGYGGEDSRRAFVFTTLVAGNLALILTNRSWVRNFAAMFREPNAALWWVVCGAGVMLGLVLSVQALRDVFHMGALQPQDVGLCVLAGFLSVGWFEVWKQLRRR; encoded by the coding sequence ATGACCCCTGAATTCTTTGACTCCACACGCACCACCGGCCTGAGTGAACCCGAGGCCGCCCGACGGCAGCAGGTCGAGGGCTACAACGAGCTGCCTCAAGGGACCAGACGCGGCGTGTTCACCATCGCCCTGGAGGTCATGCGCGAGCCAATGTTCCTGCTGCTAGTGGCATGCGGCAGCCTGTACCTGCTCATGGGCGAGCTTTCGGACGCGCTCATGCTCTTGGGCTTCGTTTTCGTGGTCATGGGCATCACCATCGTGCAGGAACGGCGCACCGAACGGGCGCTGGACGCCCTGCGCGACCTTTCCAGTCCACGCGCTCTGGTACTGCGAGACGGGCAGCAGCGGCGTATCGCCGGGCGTGAGGTAGTCCGGGGCGATTTGTTGCTGCTTTCGGAAGGCGACCGCGTCCCGGCTGATGCGGTCCTTCGCCAGGCCCTCAACCTGTACGCCGACGAATCCCTGCTCACGGGGGAGTCTGTTCCGGTGCGCAAGGCCAGCTCCGAGGCGTCCACTCAAACAGGCAAGCCCGGCGGAGACGACCTCCCCCATGTGTTCTCAGGCTCGCTCATCACCAGGGGGCAGGGTCTGGCCGAGGTGGTGGCCACAGGCCCACGCACGGAACTTGGAAAGATCGGCAAGGCGCTCCAGACCATCGAACAGGAGAAGACTCCGCTTCAGGGCGAGACGGGCCGCATGGTCAGGCAACTTGCCGTTGTAGGTCTGGGGCTGTGCGTCGTGGTCATAGTGGCCTACGCCTTGACTCGGGGTAACACACCACAGAGTTGGGGCCAGGGGGTGCTGGCTGGCATCGCAATGGCCATGGCCGTGCTGCCGGAGGAGTTCCCTGTCATCCTGACCATCTTCCTTGCCTTGGGCGCTTGGCGCATTTCCCGCAGTCGTGTCCTCACTCGGCGGATGCCCGCCATTGAAACTCTTGGCGCTGCCACAGTGCTCTGTACGGACAAGACCGGCACCCTCACCCACAACCAGATGACCGTGCGCCAGTTGTACACCGACGGCCAGATATTCGTCGCCAGCCCAGACGCAACCTTGCCGGAGTGCTTTCACGCACTGCTTGAGTATGGAGTGCTGGCAAGCAAGAAGGAGGTCTTCGATCCCATGGAGCGCGCTTTGCGCGATATGGGCGACGACCTCCTGGGTGACACGGAGCACTGGCACGACCAGTGGGAAATGGTGCGCGACTACCCGCTTTCCCCGGATCTGCTGGCCTTGTCACACGTCTGGCATGCAACGAGCGGCGATACATTCATTGTGGCCGCCAAGGGCGCACCGGAGGCCATCGCCGATCTTTGCCACATGGAGCCGAAACAGGTCGAGGCCTTGGTAGAACAGGTTTCTCGCATGGCCAAGGAGGGGTTGCGCGTCCTTGGTGTGGCGCATGCGCGTTGGTCACAGGATCAACTGCCCCAAGAGCAGCACGACTTCCATTTCGAGTTCCTCGGTCTTGTCGGGCTTGAAGACCCGATCCGGTCCACCGTTCCAGCAACGGTTCAGGAATGCTACACAGCGGGTATCCGGGTGATCATGATCACCGGTGACCACCCCGACACGGCCCGAAGCATCGCCAGACAGATCGGCCTGCGTTCCCAGGAACAGGTCGTCACAGGGCCGGAGTTGGACGTGATGAGTGATGAGGAGTTGGCCAGCCGCATTCCGAATGTTGACGTGTTCGCCCGTGTAGTGCCGGAGCAGAAGCTCCGCCTTGTGAACGCCCTCAAGGCCAACGGCGAGGTCGTGGCCATGACCGGTGACGGGGTGAATGACGCCCCAGCCCTCAAGGCCGCGCATATTGGTATCGCCATGGGCGGGCGTGGCACGGATGTGGCGCGTGAGGCCTCGGACCTGATTCTGCTTGATGATGATTTCGGCTCCATAGTGCGGGCCGTCCGCCTTGGAAGGCGCATCTACGACAACATCAAAAAGGCCGTTGGATACACCTTGGCCATTCATGTTCCCATCGCGGGGCTGTCCATCCTGCCGGTGTTTTTTGCTGACTGGCCATTGCTCCTTCTTCCCGTCCACATCGTTTTCTTGGAGCTCATCATCGATCCGGCCTGTTCGCTTATCTTTGAGGCCGAAAACGCGGAAAAGGACATCATGCTCCGGGTGCCGCGCAGACCGGACGAGCGGCTTTTCAACTTCCAAGTGGTAATGGTCAGTGTGCTTCAAGGTGGAGGAGTCTTGGCAGCTCTCCTCATAATGTACTGGTTTTCCGGTGTGTTTGGGTATGGTGGGGAGGACAGTCGACGAGCCTTCGTGTTCACCACGCTTGTGGCGGGAAATTTGGCGCTTATCCTGACCAACCGGTCCTGGGTGCGCAACTTTGCCGCCATGTTCCGTGAACCAAATGCCGCGCTGTGGTGGGTCGTTTGCGGTGCGGGAGTAATGCTTGGGCTTGTGCTGAGCGTTCAGGCACTGCGAGACGTCTTCCATATGGGGGCGTTGCAGCCCCAGGATGTCGGACTGTGCGTGCTGGCAGGATTCTTGAGCGTTGGTTGGTTCGAGGTATGGAAACAATTGCGAAGAAGGTGA
- a CDS encoding class I SAM-dependent methyltransferase: MLDKAVCYVNGWLQSFRHKLYISQTYLAWCSKKTNASWWHAYAIKHRPWRPHVCVPCEWITQLVPSSAHVFEAGCGSGANLIWLQQKGFQNLGGSDIAVSAIEMCNLLAIYYKASINTVVDDALHPQFMPKNVDVLLSVNWLYHIPGASLDDMFDVYGECVNLGGYMAFDCISARYNSKPNNNYHTADVRLPPAKRRPSEYTFRMTGREVETCASKYGYMVQKKRELRTFPPRDVYIAKRCF; encoded by the coding sequence ATGCTTGATAAGGCCGTGTGCTATGTAAATGGCTGGCTACAGAGCTTTCGCCACAAGCTGTATATTTCTCAAACGTATTTGGCGTGGTGTTCCAAAAAAACAAATGCAAGTTGGTGGCATGCTTACGCAATAAAACATCGTCCCTGGCGGCCTCATGTTTGTGTTCCTTGCGAATGGATTACGCAATTAGTGCCGAGCTCTGCGCATGTTTTTGAAGCGGGGTGCGGCAGCGGCGCGAATTTAATCTGGCTACAGCAAAAGGGGTTTCAGAATTTGGGGGGGAGTGATATTGCCGTTTCTGCAATTGAAATGTGTAATTTGCTGGCAATCTACTATAAAGCAAGCATAAACACAGTTGTTGACGATGCTTTGCATCCCCAATTCATGCCCAAGAATGTGGACGTGCTGCTTTCCGTAAACTGGTTATATCATATTCCAGGGGCCTCATTGGATGATATGTTCGATGTTTATGGAGAATGCGTTAACCTAGGCGGGTATATGGCCTTTGACTGTATCAGCGCAAGATACAACTCGAAGCCCAACAATAACTACCATACAGCAGATGTGCGCTTGCCCCCAGCAAAAAGGCGACCGTCAGAGTATACATTCCGCATGACTGGCCGTGAGGTTGAAACCTGCGCTTCCAAGTATGGTTATATGGTGCAGAAAAAAAGAGAGTTACGCACCTTTCCGCCACGCGATGTGTATATTGCGAAACGATGTTTCTGA
- a CDS encoding zf-TFIIB domain-containing protein, whose amino-acid sequence MNCPHCNVTLMMAERNGVEIDYCPQCRGVWLDRGELDKIIERAGALSPVAVPQPVTQQGYASQPQQPAYTQSAVHSQFGGHGSHHDSHHKDNHGYGHNKKKSMLSELFDF is encoded by the coding sequence ATGAATTGTCCACATTGCAATGTAACCTTGATGATGGCCGAGCGTAACGGCGTCGAGATAGACTACTGTCCACAGTGCCGAGGCGTGTGGCTTGATCGTGGGGAACTGGATAAGATCATCGAGAGGGCGGGCGCATTGTCCCCCGTAGCTGTTCCGCAACCCGTTACCCAGCAGGGCTATGCGTCACAGCCCCAGCAGCCTGCATATACACAGTCCGCCGTCCACTCGCAGTTCGGGGGACATGGCAGCCACCATGATAGCCACCACAAGGACAATCATGGATACGGCCACAACAAGAAGAAATCCATGCTTTCCGAGCTGTTTGACTTCTAG
- a CDS encoding diheme cytochrome c gives MFIYQKSLCVGVALCVVLLFATFSAANDKHSCRSGNGNSIPPAAYVNTCGGCHIAYPAWLLPATSWSKIMSNLGDHFGAEVTVSPEDAAIVESWLKEQAAGSGASRRGDKVARRLSGQSPLRVTETPWFVHKHRKIPDSKSFADCGSCHKEAAQGIYDD, from the coding sequence ATGTTCATCTATCAAAAAAGTTTATGTGTTGGGGTGGCGTTATGCGTTGTGCTGCTCTTTGCAACTTTTTCAGCGGCGAACGATAAACATTCGTGCAGGTCTGGGAATGGTAACTCTATTCCGCCCGCCGCATATGTAAACACATGTGGAGGCTGTCATATCGCATACCCTGCATGGTTGTTGCCAGCAACCTCATGGAGCAAAATCATGAGCAACCTTGGTGACCATTTCGGCGCGGAAGTGACAGTGTCGCCAGAAGACGCAGCTATTGTTGAAAGCTGGCTGAAAGAGCAGGCGGCTGGCTCTGGCGCTAGCCGCCGTGGAGATAAAGTTGCACGTCGCCTTTCGGGGCAATCCCCTTTGCGTGTGACAGAAACCCCATGGTTTGTGCACAAACACCGCAAAATACCTGATTCAAAGAGTTTTGCGGACTGTGGCTCTTGCCACAAGGAAGCTGCTCAAGGCATCTATGACGATTAG